Within the Paraburkholderia flagellata genome, the region TTACTTAGGCAAACGAACGAATGATGAAAGTTCAGCAGATCGCGCAAAGCGTCAACGTGCAAGCGTTAGAGGACTGGGGCACAGCGGGCGCACCCGGCTCGCAGACGATACGCGTTTCGGGCATGCAAAAAGTGATTCCGGGCACGGAGTCCATCGATACGGGACTCTTCGAATGCACCAGCGGCACCTACCGCCGCTCGGTGAAAGAAGCGGAGGTCATGCACATCCTGAGCGGAAGCGGACGCTTCACGCCCGACGGCGAGGCAACGGTGCATTTTCGCGGCGGCGATACGCTCTTCTTCGCGGCGAACACGCAAGGCACGTGGGAAGTCGACGAAACGATGCGCAAGGTCTACGTCATTCTGTGACGCCAGACGCAGGAGGCGCGCTCAGGCCGCTTCGAGCGCCCTCGCCTGCTGCAGGAAGGCGCTGGGCGTCACGCCGCAAAAGCGCTTGAAATGCCGCGCCAGATGACTCTGGTCGAAAAAGCCGACCTCTGTCGCCACCACGGCACCGGGCACGCCCGCCAGCAGCAATAGCTGTGCGCGGCGCACGCGCACTTCGCACAGATACTTGTATGGCGAAAGTCCGACCTGCTGACGAAACACGGTGGCGAAGCGCGACACGCTGAGCGCGGACACCTCGGCCAACTCCGCGAGGCTCACTGATTTATCGAAGTTCGCTTCGATATAGGCCAGCGCGTCGCGAAGCGGAGTCACTGTCGCGTGGACGGTATGCATGATCAAGCCTCGCTCGCGGTCGAAGCGTGAGCGCTCACGGCGGATGCCGTGCGCCCGAAGCGCGCAATCGAAAACGGTTCGAGCGGCATGTCGGTTGCGCCGGCGTCGAGCAGTTCCGCGAGCGTTTCGCCCACGCCGGGCCCGATCTGGAAGCCCGAACCGCTGAAGCCGAACGCATAGAAAAGGCCCTGAGTTGTCGAACTCGGGCCGATCACCGGCTCCGAATCCGGCAGGTAGCTTTCCACGCCGCTCCACACGCGGATCACGTGCAGCGGCGCGAGCGCGGGAACCAGGCGGCGGAACTGCGCGATCTGCTGCACGGTGTTGCCAGGCAGCACGCCAGCGCGGCGCGTGCCTGTGTCGGCGGGACCCGGGGGACCACCGCCCAGCACGAGGTTGCCGCGTGGAATCTGCCGGAAGTACACGCTTTCTGCCTTGTTCGACGTGTAGACACCCATCGAATGCGTGAAGCGGTATGGCACGGGTTCGGTCACGGCCATCTGCGGGCCGCGCGCGACGAGCGGCACCGGCTCGCCGAACTGCCCGGAGAGCGCCCCGGCCCATGCACCGGCGCAAATAAGCAGTTGCTCCGCGCGCCACACGGCCCCCGTCGCACTCTCCACGCGAAAGCCGCCCGCCTCCCTTTCCACGCGCACGATCTCGGTGTTCTCGACGAGATTCGCGCCGAGCCGCGCGGCAGCACGGCCGAAGGCCGGGGCGGCCAGACGCGGATTCGCGTGGCCGTCACGCGGCGAGATGGAGGCGGCCAGCACCTCGCGACCCAGGAACGGGAAGCGCTTGAACATCGCCGCGCCTTCGAGCACTTCGAGATCGAGCCCATACGCGCGCGCTTGCTCAGCGTAGCGATGAAAGTACTCGGCGTCGTGCGCGTGGTAGCACACGCGCGTGTGGCCCGAAGGCAGAAACTCGACATCTTCGCCGAGCAGCGACTGCGCGCGATACCAGATATCGAGCGCGCGATTGGACATGGCGAGCTGCGAGAGCGCGCGGCCCTGGCGGCGCACGCCGCCGAAGTTCACGCCGCTTGCCTGCTGGCCCGTCAGCCCGCGTTCGATCAGGATCACTGAGCGCTTGCGGCGGCTAAGAAAGAACGCCGTGGACGTCCCGATGATGCCGCCGCCAATCACGATCACGTCGGCGCGATCCGTCATTCGCTGAACTCCTTTGCGCAGCACGCGCCGCGCTGCGTTTGCGCGGCGAGGGTCTGCATTTCGTCGATGTCGTGGGAGGCCGCGCTCAGCGCCATCGTGAGCGGCTTCACCGGCGCCTGGCCGCGCAGCCGGCCCACGGCTTCGAGCGGCACGCGCGCCTCGGCTGCGATGACTTCGGCCCCCGCGTGCGCGCAGAAGCGGCCCTGGCAGCGCCCCATCCCAACGCGCGAAAACGCTTTCGCGCGATTCGCTTCCGTTGCGCCCGTCTCGCGCACCACGCGGCGCAGGTCGCCCGCCGTGATGGCTTCGCAGCGGCACACGACGGTGTCGTCAGGCAGCGCCGCCGCGAAATGCGCAGGCCACGGAAATGCCTTGCGCAAGCCTTGCGCGAAGCGCGTGAAACGTGCGAGTTCAACGCGCAATCTTGCTGCCTCGGCGAGTGCTCCATGCGATGAGCCCGCGCCCGCATCCCGCAGTGCCGCAAGCGCCGCGAGACACCCCGCGCGCTCGGCGGCGTCCGCGCCGCGTACGCGTGCGCCGTCCCCTGCGAGATAAACGCCTGCCACGCTGCTGCGGCCGTCCTGATCGATTTCGGGCAGCCATTGCCGCACAGCCGGATCGAAGACGAACGCACATCCGGCGAGATCGGCGATTTGCGTTTCGGAGCGCAGGTGGTAGCCGAGCGCGACGGCATCGCACTCCACGCGCTGCTCGCTGCCGTTTGCGAGTTTCACGCGCACCGCGCTCACGCCATGCTCGGGCGTGCCATCGATTGCCAGCGGCGTGACGCCGCGATGCACCGGCACGCCCGAGCGGCGCAGCGTGCGCAACAGCGCCATGCCCTTGCGCAGCGTAGCGGGCACTTGCAGCAAATCGGGCAACGCGCGCACGCGCTGGCCCAACGTTGACGTATCGAGCACGGCGCTCACCGTCGCGCCCGCTTTCACGTACTGCGCGGCGACGAGGTAAAGCAGCGGGCCGGTGCCCATCATCACGGTGCGCGCGCCGATGGCGCAGCCCTGCGCCTTCAGCGCGACCTGCGCGCCGCCCAGGCTATAGGCGCCCGCCAGATGCCAGCCCGGCACGGGCATGAGCCGGTCAGTCGCGCCGCTACAGACGATCAGCGCGTCGAACGCAAGCTCGTGGTAGCGTGCGCCGCTTGCGAGATGCACGGACTTCGGCCCGACGTTCCATACGAGCGTGTCGGGGAGGTAATCGATCTTCGGGCGCAGCGCGTCGAAGTCGCGGTGCAGCGATGCCGCACGCCCGGCCTCGGTGCCATAGAGCGTTTCGTAGCTGCGCTTGAAGCCTTCGGGCTGGCGGCGGTAGATCTGCCCGCCATCGCGCCGCCCTTCGTCCACGACGACAGGGCGCAGCCCCGCCGCGACCAGCGTCTGCGCCGCGCGCACGCCGGCGGGCCCCGCGCCGATCACGACCACCTTCAGTTCTATGCGTGCGGCCATACGCCCTCCCCGGCAAGCGCGTTGCGCGTGACGATCGACATGCCCGGCGCCGCTAGCGTCGTGCAGGCGCGCAGCCGCTCGCCCTGTGCGGTCCACACCCAGCAGTCCTGGCAGGCGCCCATCAGGCAGAAACCGGCGCGCCTCCCGTCGTCGAACTCGCAGTCGCGCAGCGCGTCCTGCGTGGCGAGCAGCGCGACCATCAGCGTGTCGCCCTCGGCGGCCTGCGCCACACGGCCGTCGATTTCGATGTCGAAGGTCGGACGGCCCGCTTCCGCGACTCTCACGAAGCGTGCGCTCATGCGGCCGCCTTGGTGGCTTGCGCGACTTGTGCCGCCTGCGCGGTCTGCAAGCGCTCGAGCTCCGCTGTCGTGTGATGGCAAAGAATCTGCGCGCCGCTGGGCAGCCGCTTCATTGCGGGCGCCGACAGATTGCACGCGCCATCGATACGCACCGGGCAACGCGCACGGAACGCACACAGCTCGCGCACCTCCGCCGACGCCCCGAGCGGCGGGAGCGCCGTGCCCGCCACGGCGCGGCGTGCGTCGAGCCAGCCCGGCTGCAAGGCCGGCACCGAATCGACGAGCAGGCCCGTGTACGGGTGATAAGGCGGTGCTTCGAGCACGTCGCGCTGACCCGCCTCGACGCACTGGCCGCCGTACAGCACGACGACGTCATCGCAAATCGCGCGCACCGTCGAGATATCGTGGCTGATGAACATGTACGAGACACCCAGCTCGCGCCGCAGTTCGGCGAGCAAGTCGAGAATCGCGGCGCCGACTACGGTATCGAGCGCGGACGTCACCTCGTCGCACAGAATGAGCGCGGGCTCGGCCGCGAGCGCGCGGGCCAGGTTCACGCGCTGCTTCTGGCCGCCCGAAAGAGCACCCGGCTGACGCTTCGCGATCGACGCGGGCAGCTTGACGAGGTCCAGCAGTTCGAGCATGCGCTTTTGCGCCCGTGCGCCGCGCAGACCGTGATAGAAGCACATAGGCCGCGCGAGGATATCGGCGATCGTGCGGCTCGGGTTGAGCGCGGTGTCGGCGTTCTGGAACACGATCTGGATGCGGCGGTACTGGTCGGGCGTGCGCGCCGACAGCGTGGCGGGCAGCGGCACGCCGTCGAGCAGGACCTCGCCGCGCGCACGCTCAACCAGCCCGGCCACCACACGCGCGAGCGTCGTCTTGCCCGAGCCCGATTCGCCGATCACGCCCAGGGCACTGCCGCGCGGGATACGCAGGCTCACGTCCTCCAGCACACGCGCTGCCGGCACGCCGTTCGCATCGACACGCCCATAGCCCGCGATCAGGTTGCGCACTTCGAGCAGCGGCACTTCTGCGGCCGGCGGCGCGGCTGGAGGGCCGGGGTCGGGGTGACGGCGCGCGGCCAACAGCGCGCGCGTGTAGTCGTCGGCGGGGGCTTCGAGCACCTGGAGCGTCGTGCCATTCTCCCGCACCGCGCCATTGTTCAGGACGACGATACGATCGGCCATCTGCGCGACGACTGCGAGATCGTGCGACACGTACACAGCCGTCGTACCCAACTCTCGGACGACCTTGCGAAACGCCGCGAGCACTTCGATCTGCGTGGTCACGTCGAGCGCCGTAGTGGGTTCGTCGAACACGACCACGGCGGGATCGGTGATGAGCGCCATCGCCGCCATCAGCCGCTGCAACTGGCCACCGGAAACTTGATGCGGATAGCGCGCGCCAATCGTTTCGGGCGACGGCAGCGCGAGCGCGCGGAACAGGCTCACCGCCTTCTCGCGCGCCGCCGCGGCCGACATCAGCTTGTGCAGCAGCGCGGGCTCGGTCACCTGATCCATGATCGTGCGCGCCGGATTGAAGCCCGCCGAAGCGCTCTGCGCCACATAAGCCACGGTGCGCGAACGCAGCGCACGGCGGCCGCGCTCGTCTAGCGCGAGCACATCCGTGCCGCCAATCCTCACGCTGCCGCCCGCAATGGCGCAGCCGTCACGCGCATGGCCGAGCAGCGAGAGAGCGATGGTGGTCTTGCCCGACCCCGACTCGCCAATCAGCGCGAGCACTTCACCTTTCTTCACCGTGAAGTCGACGCCCTTGACGATCTCGACGACCGGATCGGGCGCCGCGCCCGCGACCACGCGCAGGCCCGTCACTTCGATCATGTTCATTTTCCGCCTCCATGCGCGCGGCCGCTGCGGCGGCGCAGGCTGTCGATCAGCAGGTTCACGCCGACGGTCAGCGTCGCAATGGCGACGGCTGGCATCAGCACGGCGGGCGCGCCTTCCGCGAGGCCGCCAATGTTCTCGCGCACGAGCGAGCCCCAGTCCGCGTCCGGCGGCTGCACGCCAAGTCCGAGGAACGACAGGCCGGAGAGCAGCAGCACGATGAAGACGAAGCGCAGGCCGAAGTCGGCGAGCATGGGGTGGATCATGTTCGGCAGCACTTCCACACGGGCGATGTAGAAAAGCCCCTCGCCGCGCGCTCTGGCGACCTGCACGTATTCGAGCGTCATCAGGTTCACGGCGAGCGAGCGCGAGATGCGGAACGCGCCCGGAATATAGGCAAGCGCCGCGACCGTGATGAGCATGGGCACGGACGAGCCGAACGCCGCGATCACGACGAGCGCGAGCACCTTGCTCGGAATGGAGATCAACGCGTCGAACAGGCGGCTCAGCACCTCGTCGATCCAGCGCGGCGCGACAGCCGCAAGCAGTCCGAAGAATGTCCCGATGCCGCTTGCGAGCAGCGTTGCGGCGAGCGCGAGGCCCACGGTGTACTGCGTGCCGTAGAGCACGCGGCTCAGCATGTCGCGGCCCAGGAAATCGGTGCCGATCAGATGCGCCGCGCTATAGGAGCCGAAGATCTCCGTGGAGGTGATGGCGCCGCCCTTGTACGGCGCGACGAGCGGCCCGATGAAGGCCACGCCGAGCCAGAACACGACGATCGCAAGGCCGATCAGGCCGAGCACGGAGAGGCGCCCGACGATGCGGCGCAGCGGCGAGCGCGGCGGCGTGGGAACGTCGCCCGGAACGTCCTTGACGAGCTCGGCGGCGGCGCGCTCCTCGCTCTCGCTGGTCGCGTAGAGCACGGTCGCGGCATGGGATGTGGCGGGTCGGATCATCGTTGACGCAGCCTCGGGTTGGATACGATTTGACACAGGTCCGCGATCAGCACGAGCACCAGATACGCGGCGCAGAACACCATCACGCAGCCCTGCACGAGCGGCAGATCGCGGTTCGTCACGGCGTCGACCATCAGGCTCGCGAGGCCCGGATAGTTGAAGATCGACTCGACGATCACCACGCCGCCAAAGAGATACGAGAGGCTCAGCGCCACGGCATTCGCGATCGGGCCAATCGTGTTCGGCAGCACGTGGCGAAGCACGATGCGAGCGGGCGAGGCGCCTTTCAAGCGCGCCATTTCCACATACGGCGCACCCAGCTGGTCGAGCACGGCTGCGCGCGTCATGCGCGCCATCTGCGCGACGATCACGCAGCACAGCGTCATGACGGGCATCGCGTAGATGCGCAACAGCGTGCCAAACGAGTCCACCTCGGAGAGGTACGAGAGCGCAGGCAGCCAGCGCAGCTTCACCGCGAATATCAGCACTGCGATGGTGGCAACCAGAAATTCGGGCACGGCCACGGCGCACAGCGTGAGCACGTTGAGCGCGCGATCGAGCAGCGAGCCGCGGAACACGGCGGAGAAGATGCCGATGGCGAGCGCGAGCGGCACCGAAACGAGCGTGGTGAGCCCCGCCAGCACGAGCGAATTCGGCAGGCGGGTGGCGATCAGCGCGCTCACCGGCTGACTGTTCGACACCGACGTGCCGAAGTTGCCGGTCACCGCCTGCAGGAGCCAGTGGAAATAACGCGTGAGCGCGCTCTGGTCGAGGCCGAACTGGTGACGCAGCGCGGCCACCTGCTCGGGCGTCGCCGCCTGGCCGAGGGCCTGCTGCGCGGCGTCGCCGGGCAACAGGCCCGTGAGGCCGAACACGATTGCCGAGACGATCAGCAACGTGAGCAGCG harbors:
- a CDS encoding cupin domain-containing protein; the encoded protein is MKVQQIAQSVNVQALEDWGTAGAPGSQTIRVSGMQKVIPGTESIDTGLFECTSGTYRRSVKEAEVMHILSGSGRFTPDGEATVHFRGGDTLFFAANTQGTWEVDETMRKVYVIL
- a CDS encoding FAD/NAD(P)-dependent oxidoreductase translates to MAARIELKVVVIGAGPAGVRAAQTLVAAGLRPVVVDEGRRDGGQIYRRQPEGFKRSYETLYGTEAGRAASLHRDFDALRPKIDYLPDTLVWNVGPKSVHLASGARYHELAFDALIVCSGATDRLMPVPGWHLAGAYSLGGAQVALKAQGCAIGARTVMMGTGPLLYLVAAQYVKAGATVSAVLDTSTLGQRVRALPDLLQVPATLRKGMALLRTLRRSGVPVHRGVTPLAIDGTPEHGVSAVRVKLANGSEQRVECDAVALGYHLRSETQIADLAGCAFVFDPAVRQWLPEIDQDGRSSVAGVYLAGDGARVRGADAAERAGCLAALAALRDAGAGSSHGALAEAARLRVELARFTRFAQGLRKAFPWPAHFAAALPDDTVVCRCEAITAGDLRRVVRETGATEANRAKAFSRVGMGRCQGRFCAHAGAEVIAAEARVPLEAVGRLRGQAPVKPLTMALSAASHDIDEMQTLAAQTQRGACCAKEFSE
- a CDS encoding ABC transporter permease, with product MIRPATSHAATVLYATSESEERAAAELVKDVPGDVPTPPRSPLRRIVGRLSVLGLIGLAIVVFWLGVAFIGPLVAPYKGGAITSTEIFGSYSAAHLIGTDFLGRDMLSRVLYGTQYTVGLALAATLLASGIGTFFGLLAAVAPRWIDEVLSRLFDALISIPSKVLALVVIAAFGSSVPMLITVAALAYIPGAFRISRSLAVNLMTLEYVQVARARGEGLFYIARVEVLPNMIHPMLADFGLRFVFIVLLLSGLSFLGLGVQPPDADWGSLVRENIGGLAEGAPAVLMPAVAIATLTVGVNLLIDSLRRRSGRAHGGGK
- a CDS encoding (2Fe-2S)-binding protein, whose product is MSARFVRVAEAGRPTFDIEIDGRVAQAAEGDTLMVALLATQDALRDCEFDDGRRAGFCLMGACQDCWVWTAQGERLRACTTLAAPGMSIVTRNALAGEGVWPHA
- a CDS encoding ABC transporter ATP-binding protein; translation: MNMIEVTGLRVVAGAAPDPVVEIVKGVDFTVKKGEVLALIGESGSGKTTIALSLLGHARDGCAIAGGSVRIGGTDVLALDERGRRALRSRTVAYVAQSASAGFNPARTIMDQVTEPALLHKLMSAAAAREKAVSLFRALALPSPETIGARYPHQVSGGQLQRLMAAMALITDPAVVVFDEPTTALDVTTQIEVLAAFRKVVRELGTTAVYVSHDLAVVAQMADRIVVLNNGAVRENGTTLQVLEAPADDYTRALLAARRHPDPGPPAAPPAAEVPLLEVRNLIAGYGRVDANGVPAARVLEDVSLRIPRGSALGVIGESGSGKTTLARVVAGLVERARGEVLLDGVPLPATLSARTPDQYRRIQIVFQNADTALNPSRTIADILARPMCFYHGLRGARAQKRMLELLDLVKLPASIAKRQPGALSGGQKQRVNLARALAAEPALILCDEVTSALDTVVGAAILDLLAELRRELGVSYMFISHDISTVRAICDDVVVLYGGQCVEAGQRDVLEAPPYHPYTGLLVDSVPALQPGWLDARRAVAGTALPPLGASAEVRELCAFRARCPVRIDGACNLSAPAMKRLPSGAQILCHHTTAELERLQTAQAAQVAQATKAAA
- a CDS encoding helix-turn-helix domain-containing protein, yielding MHTVHATVTPLRDALAYIEANFDKSVSLAELAEVSALSVSRFATVFRQQVGLSPYKYLCEVRVRRAQLLLLAGVPGAVVATEVGFFDQSHLARHFKRFCGVTPSAFLQQARALEAA
- a CDS encoding NAD(P)/FAD-dependent oxidoreductase gives rise to the protein MTDRADVIVIGGGIIGTSTAFFLSRRKRSVILIERGLTGQQASGVNFGGVRRQGRALSQLAMSNRALDIWYRAQSLLGEDVEFLPSGHTRVCYHAHDAEYFHRYAEQARAYGLDLEVLEGAAMFKRFPFLGREVLAASISPRDGHANPRLAAPAFGRAAARLGANLVENTEIVRVEREAGGFRVESATGAVWRAEQLLICAGAWAGALSGQFGEPVPLVARGPQMAVTEPVPYRFTHSMGVYTSNKAESVYFRQIPRGNLVLGGGPPGPADTGTRRAGVLPGNTVQQIAQFRRLVPALAPLHVIRVWSGVESYLPDSEPVIGPSSTTQGLFYAFGFSGSGFQIGPGVGETLAELLDAGATDMPLEPFSIARFGRTASAVSAHASTASEA
- a CDS encoding ABC transporter permease; this translates as MKAHAQRLIAARLGLALLTLLIVSAIVFGLTGLLPGDAAQQALGQAATPEQVAALRHQFGLDQSALTRYFHWLLQAVTGNFGTSVSNSQPVSALIATRLPNSLVLAGLTTLVSVPLALAIGIFSAVFRGSLLDRALNVLTLCAVAVPEFLVATIAVLIFAVKLRWLPALSYLSEVDSFGTLLRIYAMPVMTLCCVIVAQMARMTRAAVLDQLGAPYVEMARLKGASPARIVLRHVLPNTIGPIANAVALSLSYLFGGVVIVESIFNYPGLASLMVDAVTNRDLPLVQGCVMVFCAAYLVLVLIADLCQIVSNPRLRQR